The following are from one region of the uncultured Hyphomonas sp. genome:
- the gspD gene encoding type II secretion system secretin GspD, which translates to MKLKSVLSAALLAATAPSAFAQAGESSPEPSRHIMNFDDVELPALIADVSTVTGYTFIVHPDARTKRVTVSSSTPLTRDQVFDVFLAALRVHGFTAVPAGRSTYRIVPERQAVSDASTSVGDGNIFTTEIFALKHSSARDVAAVIKPLIAEQGQVVANNASNTLVVVDYASNLPRLRAMLKQIDSDPSVTQTISLKNIPAREMAEILTNLSVPPGENSYSVNFRAVASDTGNAIVLKGDESLVRRAVEVSQELDSHDRTEDTLRVIPLNNANAVDLVPVLQQMAGAMDARRAAGGETDASTTIAQHEATNSLVISAPAETLTALERIVTDLDRRRSQVLVEAIIVEMSDDTARELGLQFLVSGTNDSTVPFVSTNYSRSAPSMLALAGALSSNTPFNTGTADTNPFAEAAVNSLLGLSGLSVGVGGQDGDTLFGAILTAVENDTQSRILSKPFNMTLDNGTSSLLVGQEVPVATGEVLGNANSNPFRTVERKDVGVSLDVTPRISNDDTIHLDITQEVSNIAQAITSGSSTDLIFNTRKISTSVIADNGEIIVLGGLVEQTESVTNEKVPVLGDIPVAGRLFRSEGKGLGRTNLMVFIRPTIVRNRSDARAATSRSFRYLRAQELWTGEGDSGESLDRFVSQVLGSPPPQ; encoded by the coding sequence ATGAAACTCAAATCCGTCCTCTCTGCCGCGCTGCTGGCCGCGACTGCGCCAAGTGCATTTGCCCAGGCTGGTGAAAGCAGTCCGGAACCGTCGCGCCACATCATGAATTTTGATGATGTCGAACTGCCTGCGCTGATCGCGGATGTTTCGACTGTCACCGGCTACACGTTCATCGTTCATCCGGATGCGCGCACGAAACGCGTCACGGTCTCCTCGTCGACGCCCCTGACGCGCGATCAGGTGTTCGATGTTTTTCTTGCCGCCCTGCGCGTTCACGGATTCACGGCCGTTCCGGCCGGACGGTCAACGTACCGCATCGTTCCGGAGCGCCAGGCCGTATCTGATGCCAGCACCTCGGTGGGCGATGGCAATATATTCACGACCGAGATCTTTGCGCTGAAGCACTCTTCGGCACGGGATGTGGCCGCGGTCATCAAGCCGCTGATTGCCGAGCAGGGACAGGTCGTTGCGAACAATGCCTCGAATACGCTGGTCGTCGTCGACTATGCGTCGAACCTGCCGCGTCTGCGCGCGATGCTGAAGCAAATCGACTCTGACCCTTCGGTGACCCAAACGATCAGTCTGAAGAACATACCGGCCCGGGAAATGGCAGAGATCCTGACGAACCTGTCGGTGCCGCCGGGTGAGAATTCCTATTCGGTGAATTTCCGGGCGGTCGCATCGGATACCGGCAATGCAATTGTCCTGAAGGGGGATGAATCGCTTGTGCGCCGGGCGGTCGAAGTCAGCCAGGAACTGGATTCGCATGACCGGACAGAAGACACGCTCCGGGTCATTCCGTTGAACAATGCCAACGCGGTGGATCTCGTGCCAGTGCTGCAGCAGATGGCGGGAGCGATGGATGCCCGACGTGCGGCCGGCGGAGAAACGGACGCTTCGACAACAATTGCGCAGCACGAAGCGACAAATTCCCTGGTCATCAGTGCCCCGGCAGAAACTCTGACGGCCCTCGAACGGATTGTGACCGATCTTGACCGGCGCCGGTCTCAGGTTCTGGTCGAGGCGATCATCGTTGAGATGTCTGATGATACGGCGCGGGAACTCGGGTTGCAGTTCCTCGTGTCGGGTACGAATGACTCGACCGTGCCGTTCGTTTCGACAAACTATTCGCGGTCTGCCCCCAGCATGCTGGCGCTCGCGGGCGCGCTCAGCTCCAACACGCCCTTCAATACAGGCACGGCCGATACCAATCCTTTTGCCGAAGCGGCCGTGAATTCTCTGCTCGGATTGTCAGGGCTCAGCGTAGGCGTTGGAGGTCAGGACGGAGACACGTTGTTCGGGGCCATCCTGACGGCTGTGGAGAACGATACGCAGTCCCGCATCCTGTCCAAGCCTTTCAATATGACGCTCGACAATGGAACGTCGTCGCTCCTTGTCGGCCAGGAAGTGCCTGTCGCGACGGGAGAGGTGCTGGGCAATGCAAACTCAAATCCGTTCCGTACGGTTGAGCGCAAGGATGTCGGCGTAAGCCTGGACGTGACGCCCCGGATTTCAAACGACGACACCATCCATCTCGATATCACGCAGGAAGTTTCCAACATCGCGCAGGCGATCACGAGCGGGTCCAGCACGGATCTCATCTTCAATACACGTAAGATCAGTACCAGCGTCATCGCAGACAATGGCGAAATAATCGTCCTGGGCGGCCTGGTTGAGCAAACAGAAAGCGTCACGAACGAGAAAGTGCCGGTGCTGGGCGATATTCCTGTGGCCGGGCGGCTGTTCCGGTCAGAAGGAAAAGGGCTTGGCCGTACCAATCTCATGGTCTTCATCCGTCCAACAATCGTCCGTAATCGTTCCGATGCCCGCGCGGCGACGTCGCGCTCGTTCCGCTACCTGCGTGCGCAGGAACTGTGGACGGGAGAAGGCGACAGCGGGGAGTCTCTCGACCGCTTTGTCAGTCAGGTTCTGGGGAGCCCGCCTCCGCAATGA
- a CDS encoding type II secretion system protein N — MSEIAGFGDRTGVSVADFGRLLLRSAGPLIRVAEICLVAAIAVLLARLAWIVIEPGGAVMGVQPMGEVFRQSPSGTSPVLTGDMSLLTTLDPFSRGGEVADLVQEAPETKLNLVLKGVRASADGTGVAMIVMPDNRLNTFAPGETILDGVVLDRVYGDRVTLRKDSQIEALLMSSGADRLSVLSSPEDAGARVSGTRSASSDDLISTTATDFLANLMIDPVHRGQDFIGYQISSRGNPALLERSGLRPGDIILSVDGVSIGSVGPGELAMKLSSSRKVRLRIDRDGRQVDQIFTLPENP; from the coding sequence TTGAGTGAGATTGCTGGTTTTGGTGATCGGACAGGAGTGTCTGTGGCCGATTTCGGGCGTCTGCTTCTGCGCAGTGCCGGCCCGCTTATTCGCGTCGCTGAAATCTGTCTGGTGGCCGCGATCGCCGTCCTGCTGGCGCGCCTTGCCTGGATCGTCATCGAACCGGGCGGCGCCGTCATGGGCGTGCAACCGATGGGGGAGGTTTTTCGTCAGTCTCCAAGTGGCACGTCACCGGTACTGACGGGTGACATGTCCCTGCTGACGACCCTTGATCCCTTCAGCCGGGGAGGCGAGGTGGCCGATCTGGTACAGGAAGCGCCTGAAACGAAGCTCAATCTGGTTCTGAAAGGCGTCCGCGCGTCTGCAGATGGCACAGGTGTTGCGATGATCGTAATGCCGGATAACCGGCTGAACACTTTTGCACCTGGTGAAACCATTCTGGATGGGGTGGTGCTGGACCGGGTTTATGGGGATCGCGTGACCTTGCGCAAGGATAGCCAGATTGAGGCCCTGCTGATGTCGAGTGGAGCAGACAGGCTGTCCGTGCTCTCCTCACCCGAGGACGCCGGAGCGAGAGTTTCAGGCACCCGTTCTGCCAGTAGCGATGACCTGATCAGCACGACGGCCACAGACTTCCTAGCCAATCTCATGATTGATCCTGTCCATCGTGGACAGGATTTTATCGGATATCAAATCAGCAGCCGGGGCAATCCGGCGCTGCTTGAACGTTCCGGGTTGCGGCCCGGCGACATCATCCTGTCCGTCGATGGGGTCTCAATCGGTTCGGTCGGACCGGGTGAACTCGCAATGAAACTGTCTTCATCCCGCAAAGTCCGCCTCAGAATTGATCGCGATGGCCGCCAGGTCGATCAGATATTCACGCTGCCGGAGAATCCGTAG